TATGGCAGGCGGAATGCCGCAAGAAGAAGGCGGGCGCTATATGCGCGAGCTGATCCCGGCGGTGAAAGCGCTGTGGCAGGGCGATTACGAACATCAGGGCGAGATCTGGAATTTCCCCGCCACGACCGCGGCGCCCAAGCCTTTGCAAAAGGAAATCCCGATGTGGATCGCCGCGCGCGATCCGGCCTCGCATGATTTCGCCGTGGCGAATGGATGTTCGGTTATGTCCACCGCGCTGCGCCGGTCTTTTGCCGAGGTCGAGGTGCTGGAAGCCCGTTTCCAGGCCGCGATGCAGGCCCATAAGGCGACCGGGCTGAACCATGCCAATATGCGACTAGGCTGTGTCTGGGAGGATAAGGCCACCCGTGACATCGCGGTGCATTCGATGATCAATTACGGGCGCGGGTTCGAGAACCTGTTCAAAAACATCGCCACGGTGAGGAACGGCTTCCCCGACCTGGTCGATTTCGACACCGTCGCCAACCGCGATGAATTTCAGCCAGAAAACCTGTGTGAAAACATGATGTTCGGCACGGTTGACGAGGTGATTGCGAAACTGGAACGCTACCAGGCGGCGGGCATCCGGCATTTCATGTTCGGCACCAGCTTTGGCCTGCCCCATAATGTCGCCCGCCGCTCGGTCGAGCTGTTCTGCGACCGCGTGATCCCGCATTTTCGCGCGAAAACCGCAGCGCCTGAGGCGGTCTGATGCCCGACTTCGAACACAAGGGCTGTCGCCTGCGCTATGAGGAGACGGGCGAGGGCCGCGCGATGGTTTTCGTGCATGGCGTCGGGTCAACGCTTGAGGCCTGGGATCCGGTTCTGCCGCATATGCCGCCGGGCCGTCACATCCGCCTCGACCTGCGGGGGCATGGCGCATCGGGCCGGGCGCCGGGGCCTTACAGCCTTGAGCTGATGGCGGGCGACGTGCTGGCGCTGATCAACCATCTCGGGCTTGATCAGGTGGCGCTGTTCGGCTTCTCGCTGGGCGGGCTTCTCGCGCAGCAGCTCGCGATCCACCAGCCGGAGCGGCTTTCCGCCCTGGCGCTGATCTCGACTGTCGCGGGCCGTGACGAAGGCGAGCGGGCACGGGTTGAAGAGCGTCTTGCGACGCTGGAGAGGGACGGGCCGCTGACCCATCTTACCAATGCGGTGGAGCGCTGGTTCACGCCGGAGTTTCTGGCGAAGAACCCCGATGCGATTTCCGCGCGGCGGGCCAAGGCGCTGGAGAATGATCCGGCCTGTTATATGGCTGCCTACCGAGTGCTGGCGCACTCGGATCTGGCCGGGGATCTGCACCGTATCACCACACCAACGCTGGTGATGACCGGCGAGGCCGATATCGGATCGACTCCGCGCATGTCGCGGCTGATGCACGATCAGATCCGCGGATCTGACCTGGCGATCCTGCCGGGGCTGAAGCATTCGATCCTGCTTGAGGCCCCTGGGCTTGTTGCGCGCCATCTGGGCGCCTTGTTGACGAAGACTATAGAGAAGACCGCAGAGGGATGGAAATGAAACCGGAAATTCGCAAATATGTCGCTTATGTCGAGGATACGCTGATCGAGGGCGGCAAAGAGGCGGGGAAGCCCCTGCGCATCGCCGCAGTGGCGGCGGTTCTGAAAAATCCCTGGGCGGGCCGTGGTTTCGTCGAGGATCTGCGCCCGGAAATCCTTGCCTTCGCGCCACTTCTGGGCCGCGAGATGGTCGGGCGCCTGATGCCGCTGGTCGGCGGTGGCGGGAATGTCGAGGCTTTCGGCAAATGCGCGATTGTCGGCACCAATGGCGAGATCGAGCATGGCTCGGCGCTGATCCACACGCTGCGCTTTGGCAACTTCCTGCGCGATGCGGTGAATTCGACCGAATTTATCTCTTTCACCAATAAGCGCGGCGGGCCGGGCAATCCGGTGACTTTTCCGCTGAAACACATCACCAAAGGCGGCGCGCGCTCGCATTTCCTGACGGCGGAATTCTCGATCTTGGATGCGCCCGGCCCCGATGAGATTGTAATCGCCATCGGTGTCGCGGATGGCGGGCGACCCCATGCGCGAATCGGCGACCGGTTCAGCGATATGGAAGAACTGGCCTGCGAGACCGAGGTAAAGTGACGGCCTGATCTGCCCGCCCCGATCATTCTGATATGGCAAGCCGGGAAAGATACTCCTGGCTAGTCATCACCTCGCCATGGTTGCGGGCAAAGGCCTTCAATGCGGCTGCCGCGCCCTGGCGATCATCGGAAGAGACGGCGTCAGAAAGGATCGTCACCGGCCAGCCAAAATGGACGGCATGGCGGGCGGTGTCTTCGACACACATCTCGGTGATAGTGCCGGCCACGACCAGGCTGTCGGCCCCGCTGGCCCGCAGCTGCGCCTCCAGATCGGTTTCGTGAAACCCGCTGAACCAGGCTTTGTCGACGACGATCTCGCCCGGCAGAGGCTTCAGCGCGTCTATCATGTCGGCGCAGTCTATCGCCTCAGGCAGACCCGGATAATGCCGCAGAAACCCGGGGCGGCAGGCGTTGAGCGGTGGCTCCAGCAGGTTCAGCCAGGGCCGTTGTGCGGCGAGGTGCCGGTAGCGGGGCGAAGCGATATAGCGGGTAAAGGCGACCGGGTGTTTCGCGGCCCGAAACCCGGCCAGCAGCTGCGAAAGGACAGGAACGGTTGCAGCTGCGGTCTTCACCTTCATCGGTGCACCGTCCAAAACAAAGTCGTTCTGCATGTCGATGACCAGAAGTGCCGGGGTCGCGAATGCAGGAGACATGAAGATAGGGGTCATGCTGGTGGGGCCCATGTAACCGGTTCTTTTGTTCAACTTCGGGAATAGCAACCAAAACAGTGGCAATCCTTCTAGGGATGAGTGGGAAATTTGACCCCCGCCTCCTGCGAAATCTAGGAAGACGCGAAATGTTATGGTGGGCTTTCATGTTTGAAACAGCGGGCGGGCAACGAACCCGCGCAACGAACCCAGAACGGGGATGGCCAGCCGGTTGGGTGACCGGGCGGGTCCGGGTAAGGAAGGTAACGTGGATAGCAGAATAGAGATCTGGGATCTGTACAAGATCTTCGGCCCGGATGTCCCGAAGGCGCTGGCGATGATCCGCGAGGGCAAGGGCAAGGACCAGATCCTGAGGGAAACCGATCATGTCGTCGGCGTTGACAGGGTTTCGCTGAAGGTCGCAGCCGGGTCTGTCTCGGTGATCATGGGCCTGTCAGGTTCCGGAAAATCGACGCTGGCCCGTTGCATCAACCGGATCCATGACCCCGATGCCGGTGAGATCTGGCTGGATGGTGAGGATATCGTGAAGGCCGGACAGGAACGGCTGCGCGAGATCCGCCGTACCCGCATCTCGATGGTGTTCCAGAATTTCGGCCTTCTGCCCAAGCAAAGCGTGATCAGCAATGTCGCCTTCGGGCTGAAGCTGCGTGGCATGGCCGAGGCGGCGCGTCTGAAAAAGGCGGGCGAGGTGCTGGAGGTGGTCGGGCTTTCGTCCTGGGCGAACCATCTGCCCTCGGCCCTGTCGGGCGGCATGCGGCAGCGCGTCGGTCTGGCGCGGGCACTGGCGACCGATGCCGATGTGCTGATCATGGATGAGGCCTTCAGCGCGCTCGACCCGCTGATCCGGGGCGATATGCAGGATGAATTGCTGCGGCTGCAGGAGACGCTGCACAAAACGATCATCTTCATCACCCATGACTTCCAGGAGGCGCTGCGGATCGGTACCCGGATCGCGATCATGGCAGATGGCCGCGTGATCCGGGAAGGCACGCCGCAAGAGGTCGTGCTTGATCCGGGACATGAATATGTCGCGGCCTTTACCCGCCATGTCGACCGCGCGCGGCTGTTCGATGCAGCCGCGCTGCTGACGGATGAGATGCGCAGCCCGGGCCCCTTCCGGCTGGACGATTCCGGCCGGATCCTGGGTCTCACTTCGGGCGGGGCGGAGTGGGACAGTGTTCCCGCCGATATGAAACTGATCGACATTGCCGCCAGCGTGACCGCCGGTCGCCCGGTCGCAGTGACGGATGCTGATGGGCGTTTCCTCGGGCAACTGACCACCGATGCACTTTTGGGCGGGCTTTCGGGAACACGGATGCCCGGGCAAGTGACGACCATTGGCCAGGACGGGAAGGAAGACCGCCATGTATGATCTGATCCCGCAGGGCTTCATCCCGCTCGACAAATGGATACAGGCGGCCATCGAATGGATCGCCTATAATCTGCGTCCACTGTTCCTGACGATCAAATGGCCGGTCGAGACACTGCTCTTCTGGATCGAGCGCGGGTTGCAGGCTACTCCTCCGGTGGTCTTCGTGGCGCTTGTCACGGCTTTCGCCTGGCGGCTGGCAGGGCGCGGCGTGGGGAGCTTCTGCTTTGTCTCGATGCTGGCGATTCTATTCATCGGAATTTGGCCCGAGACGATGACCACGCTCGCGCTGATTGCCACTGCGATCGTGATCTGTGTGGTGATCGGCATTCCGATCGGCATCTGGTGTGCGCGCAATGACCGGGTCTGGAATGTGGTGCGCGCGCTGCTCGACATCATGCAGACCACGCCATCTTTCGTCTATCTGATCCCGGTCGTGATGCTGTTCGGTGTCGGCACCGTGCCAGGCGCAGTTGCGGTGATCGTGGTCGCGGTGCCGCCGCTGATCCGCTTCACCAATCTCGGCATCCGCATGGTAGACCGCGAGCTGATCGAGGCAGGTGTCGCCTTTGGCGCGACCGACCGACAGATCCTGTGGGAAGTACAACTGCCCCAGGCGATGCCGACGATCCTGGGCGGGCTGAACCAGACCGTGCTGATGGCCATGGTCATGTCGGTGATCGT
Above is a genomic segment from Rhodobacter sp. 24-YEA-8 containing:
- a CDS encoding amino acid synthesis family protein codes for the protein MKPEIRKYVAYVEDTLIEGGKEAGKPLRIAAVAAVLKNPWAGRGFVEDLRPEILAFAPLLGREMVGRLMPLVGGGGNVEAFGKCAIVGTNGEIEHGSALIHTLRFGNFLRDAVNSTEFISFTNKRGGPGNPVTFPLKHITKGGARSHFLTAEFSILDAPGPDEIVIAIGVADGGRPHARIGDRFSDMEELACETEVK
- a CDS encoding alpha/beta fold hydrolase, with product MPDFEHKGCRLRYEETGEGRAMVFVHGVGSTLEAWDPVLPHMPPGRHIRLDLRGHGASGRAPGPYSLELMAGDVLALINHLGLDQVALFGFSLGGLLAQQLAIHQPERLSALALISTVAGRDEGERARVEERLATLERDGPLTHLTNAVERWFTPEFLAKNPDAISARRAKALENDPACYMAAYRVLAHSDLAGDLHRITTPTLVMTGEADIGSTPRMSRLMHDQIRGSDLAILPGLKHSILLEAPGLVARHLGALLTKTIEKTAEGWK
- a CDS encoding proline/glycine betaine ABC transporter permease yields the protein MYDLIPQGFIPLDKWIQAAIEWIAYNLRPLFLTIKWPVETLLFWIERGLQATPPVVFVALVTAFAWRLAGRGVGSFCFVSMLAILFIGIWPETMTTLALIATAIVICVVIGIPIGIWCARNDRVWNVVRALLDIMQTTPSFVYLIPVVMLFGVGTVPGAVAVIVVAVPPLIRFTNLGIRMVDRELIEAGVAFGATDRQILWEVQLPQAMPTILGGLNQTVLMAMVMSVIVAMIGAEGLGLVVLQGLGRLDIGRAAVGGIGIVLMAIMLDRLTQALANRKSGQNYRSGFGTWWRRVFTSDAKEKPASSEN
- a CDS encoding LLM class flavin-dependent oxidoreductase, yielding MRFSLALNYGRFDESMAMDVVAKDALDLVKIADQGGFDTVWTAEHHTIEVTASPNPFQILTHWGAHTRRIRLGTGVISAPYWNPIRLAGEAGLCDVITGGRLELGFGRGSYQYEFDRMAGGMPQEEGGRYMRELIPAVKALWQGDYEHQGEIWNFPATTAAPKPLQKEIPMWIAARDPASHDFAVANGCSVMSTALRRSFAEVEVLEARFQAAMQAHKATGLNHANMRLGCVWEDKATRDIAVHSMINYGRGFENLFKNIATVRNGFPDLVDFDTVANRDEFQPENLCENMMFGTVDEVIAKLERYQAAGIRHFMFGTSFGLPHNVARRSVELFCDRVIPHFRAKTAAPEAV
- a CDS encoding cysteine hydrolase family protein, which encodes MSPAFATPALLVIDMQNDFVLDGAPMKVKTAAATVPVLSQLLAGFRAAKHPVAFTRYIASPRYRHLAAQRPWLNLLEPPLNACRPGFLRHYPGLPEAIDCADMIDALKPLPGEIVVDKAWFSGFHETDLEAQLRASGADSLVVAGTITEMCVEDTARHAVHFGWPVTILSDAVSSDDRQGAAAALKAFARNHGEVMTSQEYLSRLAISE
- a CDS encoding glycine betaine/L-proline ABC transporter ATP-binding protein, producing MDSRIEIWDLYKIFGPDVPKALAMIREGKGKDQILRETDHVVGVDRVSLKVAAGSVSVIMGLSGSGKSTLARCINRIHDPDAGEIWLDGEDIVKAGQERLREIRRTRISMVFQNFGLLPKQSVISNVAFGLKLRGMAEAARLKKAGEVLEVVGLSSWANHLPSALSGGMRQRVGLARALATDADVLIMDEAFSALDPLIRGDMQDELLRLQETLHKTIIFITHDFQEALRIGTRIAIMADGRVIREGTPQEVVLDPGHEYVAAFTRHVDRARLFDAAALLTDEMRSPGPFRLDDSGRILGLTSGGAEWDSVPADMKLIDIAASVTAGRPVAVTDADGRFLGQLTTDALLGGLSGTRMPGQVTTIGQDGKEDRHV